The Apium graveolens cultivar Ventura chromosome 11, ASM990537v1, whole genome shotgun sequence genome has a window encoding:
- the LOC141695970 gene encoding transcription factor MYB3R-2-like, translating into MENQGVGANSPDNFHFTIEEVERFLSSPDDINPSFNLDGNQEINDQLSQGELNDAPSRKIGRWSTEEDRKLLSLVKKYGVGKWAQISREMDGRGRKHCSARWNNHLRPDIKKKDRWSEEEERIFIEAHQIFGNKWTEIAKIFPGRSENSIKNHWHSTKRKQLSIRKRMNNNEVKPLTNYMNNKILKEPNNSTTATPSTNFTSYSHSNKHATYQPAPNDEFGIL; encoded by the exons ATGGAAAATCAGGGTGTTGGAGCCAATTCACCTGATAATTTTCATTTTACGATAGAAGAAGTTGAAAGGTTTCTATCAAGTCCCGATGATATTAATCCAAGCTTTAATCTTGATGGAAATCAAGAAATTAATGATCAATTGTCACAGGGGGAATTGAATGATGCTCCAAGTCGTAAAATAGGACGTTGGAGTACTGAAGAGGACAG AAAGTTGCTAAGCTTAGTGAAAAAATATGGAGTTGGAAAATGGGCTCAAATCTCACGTGAGATGGATGGTCGTGGTCGCAAACATTGTAGTGCTAGATGGAATAACCATCTACGCCCTGATATCAAG AAAAAAGATAGATGGTCAGAAGAAGAAGAGAGGATTTTTATCGAAGCTCATCAAATTTTTGGAAATAAGTGGACGGAAATTGCAAAAATATTTCCTGGTAGGAGTGAGAACTCCATTAAAAATCATTGGCATTCCACAAAGCGAAAGCAATTGTCAATACGCAAGAGGATGAACAACAATGAAGTAAAACCACTTACaaactatatgaataacaagattCTCAAAGAACCTAATAACTCCACTACCGCAACTCCAAGTACTAATTTCACCTCTTATAGTCATTCCAACAAACATGCGACTTACCAACCAGCACCAAATGACGAGTTTGGAATATTGTAG